A window of Phyllopteryx taeniolatus isolate TA_2022b chromosome 19, UOR_Ptae_1.2, whole genome shotgun sequence contains these coding sequences:
- the acsl5 gene encoding long-chain-fatty-acid--CoA ligase 5 isoform X1 has translation MNAGESVCVYCVTLMAAARFHQGSSPSSSCAGPPNISAHLARTGQRPQRSACAMEFLFQVLFSPLPTPAVISLFALAAAALFYLNTRPSPLRSPADLKCQTLGIKDGARKVASLKDNNNLLAYYYVDAKTIYEVFQRGLKVSGNGPCLGFRKAGRPYQWLSYKQVSDRAEHLGSGLLQRGLKPTPDTFIGIFAQNRPEWIIGEQACYTYSMVAVPLYDTLGPDALVFIIDQAGISTVLCDNQKKAEVLLQSSEKGQTLSLKTIVVMDPFDFNLAERGAKCGVDVVSMQDVEAAGKSNPQKPVPPKPQDLSIVCFTSGTTGNPKGAMLTHENVVADAAGVLKTFETAIVPNTEDVSISFLPLAHMFERVVQIVVFGAGARVGFFQGDIRLLPDDMKTLQPTIFPVVPRLLNRVYDKVQSGATTPFKKWLLNFAAQRKLAEVREGIVRNNSLWDKLIFRKVQESLGGQVRVMVTGAAPISPTVLDFLRASLGCQIFEAYGQTECTAGCTFTMPGDATSGHVGVPLPCNVVKLVDVEEMNYFSSNGEGEVCIKGTNVFKGYLKDPEKTAEALDNDGWLHTGDIGKWLPSGVLKIIDRKKNIFKLAQGEYVAPEKIENVYVRSAPVAQVYVHGDSLQAFLVAVVVPDPEVLPGFAKNLGIQGSIEELCKNKEIKKAVISEMISLGKEAGLKSFEQVKDAYLHPEQFTIENGLLTPTLKAKRAELKSVFRMQIDQLYAQ, from the exons ATGAACGCAGgtgagtctgtgtgtgtatattgtgtGACATTAATGGCAGCTGCCCGTTTCCACCAGGGATCCTCACCTAGCTCTTCCTGCGCGGGCCCCCCAAACATCTCTGCTCATCTCGCCAG GACCGGCCAACGACCG CAGAGGAGTGCGTGCGCCATGGAGTTCCTCTTCCAGGTGCTCTTTTCGCCACTCCCCACGCCGGCCGTCATCTCGCTGTTCGCCCTGGCGGCCGCCGCGCTCTTCTACCTCAACACCAGGCCCAGCCCCTTGCGGTCACCTGCTGACCTCAAATGCCAAACCCTGGGCATCAAG GATGGCGCCAGAAAGGTGGCCTCGCTCAAGGATAACAACAACCTGCTGGCTTACTACTATGTTGATGCAAAGACAATCTATGAGGTGTTCCAGAGGGGCCTGAAAGTGTCAG GTAACGGGCCGTGTTTGGGCTTCAGGAAAGCGGGGAGGCCGTACCAGTGGCTCAGCTACAAACAG GTGTCGGACAGAGCGGAGCACTTGGGCTCAGGGCTCCTTCAGAGGGGCTTGAAGCCCACCCCGGACACTTTCATCGGCATCTTTGCTCAGAACAGACCTGAG TGGATTATTGGTGAACAGGCGTGTTACACCTACTCCATGGTGGCGGTCCCGCTGTACGACACCTTGGGTCCTGACGCTCTGGTGTTCATTATCGACCAAG CTGGCATCTCTACGGTGTTGTGCGATAACCAGAAAAAGGCAGAAGTTCTGCTGCAGAGCAGTGAGAAAGGCCAGACCCTCTCTCTAAAAACAATCGTCGTCATGGACCCGTTCGACTTTAACTTGGCAGAGCGGGGCGCCAAATGCGGTGTGGATGTGGTGTCCATGCAGGATGTGGAG GCTGCAGGGAAAAGCAACCCCCAGAAGCCAGTG CCTCCAAAACCGCAAGACCTCAGCATTGTCTGCTTCACCAGTGGAACTACAG GAAATCCCAAGGGTGCGATGCTGACTCATGAGAATGTCGTCGCTGATGCTGCTGGTGTCCTCAAAACCTTTGAG ACGGCCATTGTTCCAAATACCGAGGACGTTAGCATTTCGTTCCTGCCGTTAGCGCACATGTTTGAAAGAGTCGTACAG ATTGTCGTGTTTGGTGCCGGTGCTCGAGTTGGCTTCTTCCAGGGGGACATCAGATTGCTGCCGGATGACATGAAGACCCTTCAACCCACCATCTTCCCAGTCGTGCCGCGACTTCTCAACCGGGTCTACGACAAA GTGCAGAGTGGTGCTACAACACCTTTCAAAAAATGGCTGCTCAACTTTGCGGCGCAGAGGAAACTGGCCGAGGTGCGGGAGGGCATCGTCCGGAACAACAGCCTTTGGGACAAGCTCATCTTCCGCAAAGTACAG GAGTCTCTGGGTGGACAAGTGCGAGTCATGGTTACGGGGGCAGCGCCCATCTCTCCTACAGTGCTGGACTTCCTCAGGGCCTCGCTTGGTTGCCAG ATCTTTGAAGCGTACGGCCAAACGGAGTGCACGGCTGGCTGCACCTTCACCATGCCGGGAGACGCCACTTCTG GACACGTCGGCGTACCTCTGCCTTGTAATGTGGTGAAGCTGGTGGATGTGGAAGAGATGAATTACTTTTCATCCAATGGTGAAGGCGAG GTGTGCATCAAGGGTACAAATGTGTTCAAGGGTTACTTGAAAGACCCAGAGAAGACTGCTGAGGCTTTGGATAATGATGGTTGGCTCCACACTGGAGACATTGGGAAATGGCTGCCG AGTGGAGTTCTAAAGATCATCGACCGCAAGAAGAACATTTTCAAGCTGGCTCAGGGCGAATACGTCGCACCAGAGAAGATTGAAAACGTCTATGTGCGCAGTGCCCCCGTGGCCCAAGTCTATGTGCACGGAGACAGTCTACAG GCCTTCCTGGTTGCAGTTGTGGTCCCCGATCCGGAGGTCTTGCCGGGTTTTGCCAAGAACCTTGGAATCCAGGGCTCCATTGAAGAACTCTGCAAAAACAAG GAAATAAAGAAAGCTGTTATCTCAGAGATGATCAGTCTGGGCAAAGAAGCAGGACTGAAGTCCTTTGAGCAG GTGAAGGATGCGTACCTACACCCTGAGCAGTTCACCATTGAGAATGGCCTCTTGACCCCCACACTGAAGGCCAAGAGGGCTGAGCTCAAGTCTGTCTTCCGCATGCAAATTGATCAACTGTACGCACAATAA
- the acsl5 gene encoding long-chain-fatty-acid--CoA ligase 5 isoform X2, with protein MEFLFQVLFSPLPTPAVISLFALAAAALFYLNTRPSPLRSPADLKCQTLGIKDGARKVASLKDNNNLLAYYYVDAKTIYEVFQRGLKVSGNGPCLGFRKAGRPYQWLSYKQVSDRAEHLGSGLLQRGLKPTPDTFIGIFAQNRPEWIIGEQACYTYSMVAVPLYDTLGPDALVFIIDQAGISTVLCDNQKKAEVLLQSSEKGQTLSLKTIVVMDPFDFNLAERGAKCGVDVVSMQDVEAAGKSNPQKPVPPKPQDLSIVCFTSGTTGNPKGAMLTHENVVADAAGVLKTFETAIVPNTEDVSISFLPLAHMFERVVQIVVFGAGARVGFFQGDIRLLPDDMKTLQPTIFPVVPRLLNRVYDKVQSGATTPFKKWLLNFAAQRKLAEVREGIVRNNSLWDKLIFRKVQESLGGQVRVMVTGAAPISPTVLDFLRASLGCQIFEAYGQTECTAGCTFTMPGDATSGHVGVPLPCNVVKLVDVEEMNYFSSNGEGEVCIKGTNVFKGYLKDPEKTAEALDNDGWLHTGDIGKWLPSGVLKIIDRKKNIFKLAQGEYVAPEKIENVYVRSAPVAQVYVHGDSLQAFLVAVVVPDPEVLPGFAKNLGIQGSIEELCKNKEIKKAVISEMISLGKEAGLKSFEQVKDAYLHPEQFTIENGLLTPTLKAKRAELKSVFRMQIDQLYAQ; from the exons ATGGAGTTCCTCTTCCAGGTGCTCTTTTCGCCACTCCCCACGCCGGCCGTCATCTCGCTGTTCGCCCTGGCGGCCGCCGCGCTCTTCTACCTCAACACCAGGCCCAGCCCCTTGCGGTCACCTGCTGACCTCAAATGCCAAACCCTGGGCATCAAG GATGGCGCCAGAAAGGTGGCCTCGCTCAAGGATAACAACAACCTGCTGGCTTACTACTATGTTGATGCAAAGACAATCTATGAGGTGTTCCAGAGGGGCCTGAAAGTGTCAG GTAACGGGCCGTGTTTGGGCTTCAGGAAAGCGGGGAGGCCGTACCAGTGGCTCAGCTACAAACAG GTGTCGGACAGAGCGGAGCACTTGGGCTCAGGGCTCCTTCAGAGGGGCTTGAAGCCCACCCCGGACACTTTCATCGGCATCTTTGCTCAGAACAGACCTGAG TGGATTATTGGTGAACAGGCGTGTTACACCTACTCCATGGTGGCGGTCCCGCTGTACGACACCTTGGGTCCTGACGCTCTGGTGTTCATTATCGACCAAG CTGGCATCTCTACGGTGTTGTGCGATAACCAGAAAAAGGCAGAAGTTCTGCTGCAGAGCAGTGAGAAAGGCCAGACCCTCTCTCTAAAAACAATCGTCGTCATGGACCCGTTCGACTTTAACTTGGCAGAGCGGGGCGCCAAATGCGGTGTGGATGTGGTGTCCATGCAGGATGTGGAG GCTGCAGGGAAAAGCAACCCCCAGAAGCCAGTG CCTCCAAAACCGCAAGACCTCAGCATTGTCTGCTTCACCAGTGGAACTACAG GAAATCCCAAGGGTGCGATGCTGACTCATGAGAATGTCGTCGCTGATGCTGCTGGTGTCCTCAAAACCTTTGAG ACGGCCATTGTTCCAAATACCGAGGACGTTAGCATTTCGTTCCTGCCGTTAGCGCACATGTTTGAAAGAGTCGTACAG ATTGTCGTGTTTGGTGCCGGTGCTCGAGTTGGCTTCTTCCAGGGGGACATCAGATTGCTGCCGGATGACATGAAGACCCTTCAACCCACCATCTTCCCAGTCGTGCCGCGACTTCTCAACCGGGTCTACGACAAA GTGCAGAGTGGTGCTACAACACCTTTCAAAAAATGGCTGCTCAACTTTGCGGCGCAGAGGAAACTGGCCGAGGTGCGGGAGGGCATCGTCCGGAACAACAGCCTTTGGGACAAGCTCATCTTCCGCAAAGTACAG GAGTCTCTGGGTGGACAAGTGCGAGTCATGGTTACGGGGGCAGCGCCCATCTCTCCTACAGTGCTGGACTTCCTCAGGGCCTCGCTTGGTTGCCAG ATCTTTGAAGCGTACGGCCAAACGGAGTGCACGGCTGGCTGCACCTTCACCATGCCGGGAGACGCCACTTCTG GACACGTCGGCGTACCTCTGCCTTGTAATGTGGTGAAGCTGGTGGATGTGGAAGAGATGAATTACTTTTCATCCAATGGTGAAGGCGAG GTGTGCATCAAGGGTACAAATGTGTTCAAGGGTTACTTGAAAGACCCAGAGAAGACTGCTGAGGCTTTGGATAATGATGGTTGGCTCCACACTGGAGACATTGGGAAATGGCTGCCG AGTGGAGTTCTAAAGATCATCGACCGCAAGAAGAACATTTTCAAGCTGGCTCAGGGCGAATACGTCGCACCAGAGAAGATTGAAAACGTCTATGTGCGCAGTGCCCCCGTGGCCCAAGTCTATGTGCACGGAGACAGTCTACAG GCCTTCCTGGTTGCAGTTGTGGTCCCCGATCCGGAGGTCTTGCCGGGTTTTGCCAAGAACCTTGGAATCCAGGGCTCCATTGAAGAACTCTGCAAAAACAAG GAAATAAAGAAAGCTGTTATCTCAGAGATGATCAGTCTGGGCAAAGAAGCAGGACTGAAGTCCTTTGAGCAG GTGAAGGATGCGTACCTACACCCTGAGCAGTTCACCATTGAGAATGGCCTCTTGACCCCCACACTGAAGGCCAAGAGGGCTGAGCTCAAGTCTGTCTTCCGCATGCAAATTGATCAACTGTACGCACAATAA